The Primulina tabacum isolate GXHZ01 chromosome 1, ASM2559414v2, whole genome shotgun sequence genome contains the following window.
ATATGGGTAGGACAACCTtttgttattttcaaattttgcgGTTATTTGCAATTTTTTCTTTGATTTGATTAGGTCCAATACGGACATACTCTTAATATGTCATGATACCAAGGCAGTTACTCTGCATCCCTAATACATTAGATAGAGTACATAATTCGTCGACCAATTTCGATATTAAAAACAAATGTTTAACTAAACATTGTTTTTTTTGGGTAAATTGAGAAATAGGAGCAATCCAGCTGTATCACGTCTTATCTCATGAACTAAACTGTGGTTTCACGTGTCATTATATTTCAGCCCCAAGCCAACCTCAATTAATGACAGATTGCATGTAACAGGATTAAAATAATTGACACGATTCTTTCTTCCTACCTCAGAATCCCAACCAGCTAATGACACAACACAATTTGTAGAATGAGGGAGAGCTACGAAGCCCTGATAATTAAGGGCACGAACTTTGACATCCCAGAAACGCAAGTGTAAGAAACATGAACTGTCCATGCTTATAGAAAAATGATGATGCTAGCTTGCAGTTCAACAATATAATCCACCTTTTCACATTGCATAAAAACTTGGACACAAGGACACACACCTATGCAcaagaaagtaagaaaaaggAAAGGGCCACGCAAACATTTATCTTTGCTACTATACAACTCAAGACATCAAAACCACACAAACCATGTCATCAGCATCTACTCCATGTCCTTCAAATCTCAATGATGCAACTGTGAATCACCACAACTCTTCAAGCGTAGCATAAAGCTCAAGTTAAAGTTCAACTTGGATCGAAAGTGTTTGCCTTAGGAATCAGCTATCCGCTCTTCACCTGCAAAAGGTTTTCTCCACAAATTTCCAGATTCATGCTGCAATAAGAAAGTGATTACTTtataaatacaataatataGCTTACACACCTCATCCAATGGTAATCAAAATGAAGATATTTATATGGAAATTCACTAGCTGGCTGACACCTCTAccaaataaatctcaagcctctTAAAGAAATTCCTTTTCATGGGTTTGGGGGCTGGTATATTTACTCGACTTTTATAAAGGATTTGTGTATTATAGAGATTGTGTACCTATTTCAAGAAACATGCATCTTATCGAAAAATCCAAACGTACTGCGTCAACCAGCACAACAGCAACCCTTTCTTGGTAAATGTCACAAATGGTCAGCAAAATTTCGTTATTCTAGATACAACGAAATGGGATTCTTTGGTGATAAGACTATTACGCTTAAAAATTGATGATGCGCCTGAAATATCATTCCTCAATCTACGAAATCCTCAGCAAAAATGAAAACTTGAGAGCAACTTTCAGGGGTCGAGCAATTCATTAACTACCACAAAAcattgaattttcttttttcaatgaCCACATTAATTGCAAATGCTAATTGATAAATTAATCGCTcacaattaaacaattaaattgaaTGGCACGATTTGCATAAAACCTGAAAATCCTAATCCAGAAAGTTAAAAATATGAAAGAATAATTTGCTAATGGTGAGAATATCTGATCTACAGAGATACAAACCTCAGCAATCCTCCCATGATCATTAAATAAAAAGACCTCATTTCCTCGTCCTTCCCCCTCCTCAACAGCATCACAATCCTTAGGCTCCTCAAAAAACGACAGCGAAAACTGCTTAAATACCACCCCAACGTCAAAGTAAATCAACCCAGAGCTCGGAACATCCACCTGGATTCCCTTCACAGGCAACCACAAAAACAGCTCCTGAGCTGCAACCCCAGACAAATTAGCAATCTTCCCGTAATTGACGAAGCCGCTAATGTTGAACATGTACCTGACACGCGTCTCGAATTTGGCGTCACAGGGGGACGGAGGCAGCAAATGTAGCTCGAACCGGCCGGAAGCGGGGTCAAGAGAGAAATCGGAGATGCCCTTCGGGAAGATGCCCATCGGCAGGCCGTTCGACTTAAGAACGTCGTAAAAAGACCTCGCCGTCGAGGAGTGGGGATCGCTGGGAGAGAGCTTTTCGCCAGCCATTACTACGGTCAACGCTAAGATCATCGACGATACGATGAATAACGGGTGATTGAGCGTAGACATTTTTGAATTGTTCGTGGAAAAGGGGGGAATTTAGGGACTTTTGGGAAAAGGATTCGATTTCAGGTTAGGGTTTAGACTCCACAAATGCCGAGAAAAATTCGGGATTCCCACTTTCATGAAACATGTTTCGGGAATTTTAAAACGGCTGGAGGAAAATATTggttataatattttgtataaaaagaaagaaaatcagagtaaattatTGAAGATGAGAAATCATTacggaaaataaaaaatacagaTATTTTTTAGCATTAATATTttagttaaaattttattagatTGAGGAATCGAATTCATTTTCGATAATCCAAAACTAGCCATTAAAAAAACAATTGATATATTCATCAAccattttctgaaaaaattaagtcttttttttttcgtttCATCTCCATATACTATCTAGTAAATAATAATGTTTTCAACTTCTACCAAATTGGTAGAGTAAGTATTTTGTCAATAGTCAAGAATTTGATTCCCCATACTAACACATTCTCGGACGAGCTTATTGCAAAAAATTTGCTCAATGTGGTTTACTTGATTAGCGTAATTTGCAGGTTATTGTATTAACCCTAAGAGTAGCAGTTGCATGTTTCCAtggaataaaaaaattgtttattatcaaattataaaaattttgtaccTCTTATACTATATTTTCTATCATCTTACATGCTCCTCCATTTAGTAATAGTATGTCGTAATTCTTTACATATTACATTTCATTAGTATCTTAATTTTTCGAATTATTTTCAAATTCccaatatatttttcttatttaataGACAATATGATATAGagattgatatttaaaaatactaatgTATCTATAATTACATAATCAGTTTAAACACATGTACAACATGTCTATAATACTATCATTTAGCGAATGAATTTTTTTCGGGCTTAGAATTATTTAAGAGACATTTCAGTCTTTTTCTGATCaattaaaacaagattttctaatttttaattctaaattaaaccgtgttaaataaaaattcaattcaCTTTTTGATATAATTGCTTATACTTAGTGTGCGGCTCATTGGTTGGACtaggatttaaaaaaaaaaaaaaaagtcccATAAATTAGATATTAAGTTAGTAAGagtatattaataaaaaaaattaagtaaaaatgtaactaaaattcatataaataaattttaaatgaaataaaataaaattttgttttaaaaatttattttttcaattattttcttAATCTGCGTTAGATAACAGTCCTATATATTTGGAACATAAAAAAATACTCTCTGTCTCACTCATTTAGACTTGCATATATTttcacacattttaaaatagtgttcggaaaaataaattttggagCGCACTTATTCATTTTCCTAAATAAagattttaatataataaaataattatacataTGATTAATGATATTAATGCAATAAGAGTAAATTGATACAAGAATAAAAtaggtaacattaaatatagaAACTAgccaaatgaaaaataaaatataacctAAATAAGTAGGACGAAATGAGTATAACTAGACGGATGAGTATTATATTATCCCGTGTCTTGTTCCCCTAGATTGCAAAACTCAACCCCACCCACAGTGTGCCAGTTCCATATACCGATGAAGCCATTTTCCAAACATGAAATTTCCCAGTTAAGAATAAATTGCAATAATCTAGTAAACATAAAGCAACTCAATCCGACAATACGCACGAAACCAATCTCAGTCGTTAGTTGTACAGCTCAAACAGGTAAAACAAAGCACTATCTTCGCATAATAACCATCTTGTCCAATAATCTAAAACTTAAATTTCACATCCCTTCCATACAAGAAATCGGGCTTCGCTTGTCCGCCTAGTATCTAGTATCGGTCGTGACGCCTGCAAAGCAACAAAAAATGGCACATTCAGACAAAAAATTCATTGATTACAAAAGGAAGAAGATCAACCGGATATATATATAGCTAGGTTGAATCAAGGGATGTGAAACAAAGTGAAGGTACAGCAAGAATTTACCTTTCTTGGACGAAATAATGCAAGTCACATGAGGGAAATAAATCACAACAGAGGAACCAAAAATTTTTGGGAGGTTTTTGTACAAGCTACTCTATCTTTGATTTaaacgtaaaaaaaaaaaaaaatctatgatGGCCAGCCCAAATCAGTGCACTCGAGACCTGAAGTTGATTTCTGTCTGCCATTTCCTCGAGAATGCAAATTATTTATAGGTTGATATTTTTCACAAGAATGGCTCTTTTAGAAGCTAACTTGTTATACTAAAATAAGCCGAGATGAAACTGActtcgaaaataaaaaattaattagggAGCAAGCaccatatatatttaatttggcAACAAATTTACCGTCCAAAAATCAACGATCCACAAGAAAATTGACTTCGATGCCTCCAAGCTATAATAACATGAGTAAACATACGCTTCATTGATGTAAACCTCCGATTCATAAAGAAACAAGATAAGTTACATCCAGACAGTTCAT
Protein-coding sequences here:
- the LOC142536917 gene encoding uncharacterized protein LOC142536917, with protein sequence MSTLNHPLFIVSSMILALTVVMAGEKLSPSDPHSSTARSFYDVLKSNGLPMGIFPKGISDFSLDPASGRFELHLLPPSPCDAKFETRVRYMFNISGFVNYGKIANLSGVAAQELFLWLPVKGIQVDVPSSGLIYFDVGVVFKQFSLSFFEEPKDCDAVEEGEGRGNEVFLFNDHGRIAEHESGNLWRKPFAGEERIADS